One Streptomyces sp. V4I8 genomic window carries:
- a CDS encoding acyl-CoA carboxylase epsilon subunit, with the protein MNIKVLRGNPTPEELAAALAVVRARAAAASATPPGAPKPRDGWSDPSRIAAHRLPQPGPSTWARTYWPG; encoded by the coding sequence ATGAACATCAAGGTCCTACGGGGCAACCCGACACCGGAGGAGCTGGCCGCCGCACTGGCGGTGGTCCGCGCCCGCGCCGCGGCGGCATCAGCCACGCCGCCCGGCGCACCCAAGCCGCGGGACGGGTGGTCGGACCCGTCCCGCATCGCCGCACACCGGCTGCCGCAGCCGGGGCCGTCGACGTGGGCCCGTACCTACTGGCCCGGTTAG
- a CDS encoding acyl-CoA carboxylase subunit beta: MSEPEERHEIQGIDIHTTAGKLADLQRRIEEATHAGSARAVEKQHAKGKLTARERIELLLDEDSFVELDEFARHRSTNFGLEKNRPYGDGVVTGYGTVDGRPVAVFSQDFTVFGGALGEVYGQKIVKVMDFALKTGCPVIGINDSGGARIQEGVASLGAYGEIFRRNTHASGVIPQISLVVGPCAGGAVYSPAITDFTIMVDQTSHMFITGPDVIKTVTGEDVGFEELGGARTHNSASGVAHHMAGDEKDAIEYVKQLLSYLPSNNLSEPPAFPEEADLAVTDEDHELDRIVPDSANQPYDMHTVIEHILDDAEFFETQPLFAPNILTGFGRVEGRPVGIVANQPMQFAGCLDIQASEKAARFVRTCDAFNVPVITFVDVPGFLPGVDQEHDGIIRRGAKLIYAYAEATVPLITVITRKAFGGAYDVMGSKHLGADINLAWPTAQIAVMGAQGAVNILHRRTIAEAEANGDDLEAVRARLIQEYEDTLLNPYIAAERGYIDSVIMPSDTRRHVVRGLRQLRTKRESLPPKKHGNIPL, encoded by the coding sequence ATGTCCGAGCCGGAAGAGCGTCACGAGATCCAAGGGATCGACATCCACACCACCGCGGGCAAGCTCGCGGATCTCCAGCGCCGTATCGAGGAAGCGACGCACGCCGGCTCCGCTCGCGCCGTCGAAAAGCAGCACGCCAAGGGCAAGTTGACGGCCCGTGAGCGCATCGAGCTCCTCCTCGACGAGGACTCCTTCGTCGAGCTCGACGAGTTCGCCCGGCACCGCTCCACCAACTTCGGCCTGGAGAAGAACCGCCCCTACGGCGACGGTGTCGTCACGGGGTACGGAACCGTCGACGGCCGCCCCGTCGCCGTGTTCTCCCAAGACTTCACCGTGTTCGGCGGTGCGCTGGGCGAGGTCTACGGCCAGAAGATCGTCAAGGTCATGGACTTCGCGCTGAAGACCGGCTGCCCGGTCATCGGCATCAACGACTCCGGCGGCGCCCGCATCCAGGAGGGTGTGGCCTCGCTGGGCGCGTACGGCGAGATCTTCCGCCGCAACACGCACGCGAGCGGTGTCATCCCGCAGATCAGCCTGGTCGTCGGCCCGTGTGCGGGCGGTGCGGTGTACTCCCCCGCCATCACCGACTTCACGATCATGGTCGACCAGACCTCGCACATGTTCATCACCGGCCCGGACGTCATCAAGACGGTCACCGGCGAGGACGTCGGCTTCGAGGAGCTGGGCGGCGCCCGCACCCACAACTCCGCCTCCGGCGTGGCGCACCACATGGCCGGCGACGAGAAGGACGCCATCGAGTACGTCAAGCAGCTGCTGTCGTACCTGCCGTCCAACAACCTCTCCGAGCCCCCGGCGTTCCCGGAGGAGGCGGACCTCGCCGTCACCGACGAGGACCACGAGCTGGACCGAATCGTGCCGGACAGCGCGAACCAGCCGTACGACATGCACACGGTGATCGAACACATCCTGGACGACGCCGAGTTCTTCGAGACGCAGCCGCTGTTCGCGCCGAACATCCTCACCGGCTTCGGCCGGGTCGAGGGCCGCCCGGTCGGCATCGTCGCCAACCAGCCGATGCAGTTCGCCGGCTGCCTCGACATCCAGGCCAGCGAGAAGGCCGCCCGCTTCGTGCGGACCTGCGACGCCTTCAACGTCCCGGTCATCACCTTCGTCGACGTGCCCGGCTTCCTCCCGGGCGTCGACCAGGAGCACGACGGCATCATCCGCCGCGGCGCCAAGCTGATCTACGCCTACGCCGAGGCGACGGTCCCGCTGATCACGGTCATCACCCGCAAGGCCTTCGGCGGCGCCTACGACGTCATGGGCTCCAAGCACCTCGGCGCGGACATCAACCTCGCCTGGCCGACCGCCCAGATCGCCGTCATGGGCGCCCAGGGCGCCGTCAACATCCTGCACCGCCGCACCATCGCCGAAGCGGAGGCGAACGGAGACGATCTGGAGGCGGTGCGCGCCCGGCTGATCCAGGAGTACGAGGACACCCTCCTCAACCCCTACATCGCGGCCGAGCGCGGCTACATCGACTCGGTGATCATGCCGTCCGACACCCGCCGTCATGTCGTCCGCGGCCTGCGTCAGCTGCGTACCAAGCGGGAATCACTGCCTCCGAAGAAGCACGGCAACATCCCCCTCTAG
- a CDS encoding biotin--[acetyl-CoA-carboxylase] ligase: protein MTPRDASDDSRWSDLDRPPLNAAALRRGLVRDGGLWREVEVVQRTGSTNTDLVALATEGKAAEGAVLVAEEQTAGKGRLDRQWTAPPRSGLFFSVLLNPAEVPAARWGWLPLLTGVAVATGLSRAAGVDTALKWPNDLLVTVGGEERKAGGILAERAGNEGVVIGVGINVTLREDELPVPQAASLALAGAVSTDRDPLLRGILRSLEEWYGRWRAAAGDPVVSELQETYAAGCATLGRVVRAELPGDRSITGEAVAIDGDGRLVLATGEGVQEPVGAGDIVHLRPA, encoded by the coding sequence ATGACGCCGCGAGATGCATCAGATGACAGCCGCTGGTCCGACCTGGACCGTCCGCCGCTGAACGCAGCCGCGCTGCGGCGCGGACTCGTGCGGGACGGCGGGCTGTGGCGCGAGGTGGAGGTGGTGCAGCGTACCGGCTCCACCAACACCGACCTGGTGGCCCTGGCGACCGAGGGAAAGGCCGCCGAGGGCGCGGTCCTGGTCGCCGAGGAGCAGACGGCCGGAAAGGGGCGCCTGGACCGGCAGTGGACGGCACCGCCCCGCTCGGGCCTGTTCTTCTCCGTGCTGCTGAACCCGGCCGAGGTGCCGGCGGCCCGCTGGGGCTGGCTCCCGCTGCTCACAGGCGTCGCCGTGGCCACGGGGCTGTCGCGGGCCGCCGGCGTCGATACGGCACTCAAGTGGCCCAACGACCTGCTGGTGACTGTCGGCGGCGAGGAACGCAAGGCCGGCGGGATCCTGGCGGAGCGGGCCGGAAACGAGGGCGTGGTCATCGGCGTCGGCATCAACGTCACACTGCGTGAGGACGAGCTGCCGGTGCCGCAGGCGGCCTCCCTGGCACTCGCCGGGGCCGTCAGCACGGACCGGGACCCCCTGCTGCGGGGCATCTTGCGCTCGCTGGAGGAGTGGTACGGGCGGTGGCGGGCCGCGGCGGGGGACCCGGTGGTGAGTGAGCTCCAGGAGACGTACGCGGCGGGCTGCGCGACGCTGGGGAGGGTCGTACGGGCCGAGCTGCCGGGGGACCGGTCGATCACCGGCGAGGCCGTCGCGATCGACGGTGACGGGCGGTTGGTGCTGGCCACCGGGGAAGGCGTGCAGGAACCCGTGGGTGCGGGAGACATCGTGCACTTGCGGCCGGCGTGA
- a CDS encoding adenylate/guanylate cyclase domain-containing protein: protein MTVDDTGSGTGADGRVDPHAADPGEDPLALRLEGLILGAERRYTPFQAARSAGVSMELASRFWRAMGFADIGQAKALTEADVLALRRLAGLVEAGLLSEAMAVQVARSTGQTTARLAEWQIDSFLEGLTEPPEPGMTRTEVTYPIIELLLPELEEFLVYVWRRQLAASAGRVIQAADDEEMVDRRLAVGFADLVGFTRLTRRMEEEELGELVEAFETTAADLVAARGGRLVKTLGDEVLYAADDAGVAAEIALRLIETMANDETMPELRVGIAFGTVTTRMGDVFGTTVNLASRLTSIAPRDAVLVDSAFAEELIRTGEAPASEAEAAEAAAAAEKEGEEPPVYRFALQPMWQRPVRGLGVVEPWLLTRRASGGGE from the coding sequence GTGACCGTCGACGACACGGGCTCCGGCACGGGCGCGGACGGCCGGGTGGACCCCCATGCCGCCGACCCCGGCGAGGATCCGCTCGCCCTGCGCCTCGAAGGCCTCATCCTCGGCGCCGAGCGGCGCTACACACCGTTTCAGGCGGCCCGCAGCGCCGGCGTCTCCATGGAGCTGGCGTCCAGGTTCTGGCGGGCCATGGGCTTCGCCGACATCGGGCAGGCCAAGGCGCTGACCGAGGCCGACGTACTGGCGCTCCGGCGCCTCGCCGGTCTCGTCGAGGCGGGGCTGCTCAGCGAGGCCATGGCCGTGCAGGTGGCCAGGTCCACCGGGCAGACCACCGCCCGGCTCGCCGAGTGGCAGATCGACTCCTTCCTGGAGGGGCTGACCGAGCCGCCGGAGCCGGGGATGACCCGGACCGAGGTGACGTACCCGATCATCGAGCTGCTCCTGCCCGAGCTGGAGGAGTTCCTCGTCTACGTCTGGCGCCGCCAGCTCGCCGCCTCGGCCGGCCGGGTCATCCAGGCCGCCGACGACGAGGAGATGGTCGACCGGCGCCTGGCCGTCGGCTTCGCGGACCTGGTCGGCTTCACCCGGCTGACCCGCCGGATGGAGGAGGAGGAACTCGGCGAACTCGTCGAGGCCTTCGAGACCACGGCGGCCGACCTGGTGGCCGCGCGCGGCGGGCGACTGGTCAAGACGCTCGGTGACGAGGTCCTGTACGCGGCCGACGACGCGGGGGTCGCCGCGGAGATCGCCCTGCGGCTCATCGAGACGATGGCCAACGACGAGACGATGCCCGAGCTGCGCGTCGGCATCGCCTTCGGCACGGTGACCACTCGAATGGGCGATGTCTTCGGTACGACCGTGAATCTTGCCTCCCGGCTCACCTCGATAGCTCCGCGTGACGCCGTTCTCGTCGACAGCGCGTTCGCGGAGGAACTCATCCGAACGGGTGAGGCGCCGGCGTCCGAGGCGGAGGCGGCGGAGGCCGCTGCCGCTGCGGAGAAGGAGGGGGAGGAGCCGCCGGTGTACCGGTTCGCGTTGCAGCCGATGTGGCAGCGGCCGGTGCGGGGGCTTGGTGTGGTGGAGCCTTGGCTGTTGACGCGGAGGGCGTCCGGCGGGGGCGAGTGA
- a CDS encoding enoyl-CoA hydratase/isomerase family protein: MSEERYGEFVLVRRHGDGGAGHVAELVLDRPKAMNAVSTEMARSIAGACAALGADRDVRVVVLTSTHERAFCVGADLKERNSFSDADLVRQRPVARGAYTGVLELPVPTIAAVHGFALGGGFELALSCDVIVADRTAVVGLPEVSVGVIPGGGGTQLLPRRVGAARAAELIFTARRVEAVEARELGLVDELVEEGRDREEALAMGARIAANSPVGLRNAKRALRLGHGMDLRAGLEVEDAAWRATAFSGDRAEGVAAFNEKRKPAWPGE, encoded by the coding sequence ATGAGTGAGGAGCGGTACGGGGAGTTCGTGCTGGTGCGGCGACACGGTGACGGGGGAGCCGGGCATGTCGCGGAGCTCGTCCTCGACCGGCCCAAGGCCATGAACGCCGTGTCGACGGAGATGGCCCGTTCGATCGCGGGGGCGTGTGCGGCGCTCGGTGCGGACCGTGACGTACGGGTGGTGGTGCTGACCTCGACCCACGAGCGGGCGTTCTGTGTCGGGGCGGATCTGAAGGAGCGGAATTCGTTCAGCGACGCGGATCTGGTGCGGCAGCGTCCCGTGGCGCGCGGGGCCTACACGGGTGTGCTGGAGCTGCCGGTGCCGACGATCGCGGCGGTGCACGGCTTCGCGCTGGGGGGCGGCTTCGAGCTGGCGTTGTCGTGCGACGTGATCGTGGCCGACCGCACGGCCGTGGTGGGGCTGCCCGAGGTGTCGGTCGGGGTGATCCCGGGCGGTGGAGGCACGCAGTTGCTGCCGCGGCGGGTGGGGGCGGCTCGGGCTGCGGAGCTGATCTTCACGGCGCGGCGGGTCGAGGCCGTCGAGGCCCGGGAGCTGGGGCTGGTCGATGAGCTGGTGGAGGAGGGGCGGGACCGGGAGGAGGCGCTGGCCATGGGGGCCCGGATCGCCGCGAACTCGCCTGTGGGGCTGCGGAACGCCAAGCGGGCGCTGCGCTTGGGACACGGGATGGATCTGCGGGCCGGGCTGGAGGTCGAGGACGCGGCTTGGCGGGCGACGGCGTTCTCGGGGGACCGGGCGGAGGGGGTGGCCGCGTTCAACGAGAAGCGGAAGCCTGCGTGGCCGGGGGAGTGA
- a CDS encoding diguanylate cyclase domain-containing protein, which produces MGEDRRLAAVVALAQGMASAHTPRESWRAAALGACRALAGSFAALSVWERELGRLRVLVNVGDRAEGEEEFPADEAYPVHQFPEIAEFLHERWAAGGEPNAWVETADGPATGHPGYCHQRVAALRRRGRGCCVVAPLVMNGRAWGELYVARPAGSPVFDRGDADFATVLASVVAAGLAQSERLEEARRLAFTDALTGLANRRAVDVRLEEAVERHRDQGVVVSLVVCDLNGLKRVNDTQGHAVGDRLLERFGSVLSVCGAMLPGALAARLGGDEFCLLAVGPPADDVVKAADELCRRAGELELGEGVACGVASTEDPIGVVRSARRLFRLADAAQYQAKAVRAGRPVVAGREGPDDPVVRLADEPFGEETGERRRFRGRLP; this is translated from the coding sequence ATGGGTGAGGACAGACGGCTCGCGGCCGTGGTGGCGTTGGCGCAGGGGATGGCGTCGGCGCACACCCCGCGTGAGTCCTGGCGGGCGGCGGCGCTCGGGGCGTGTCGGGCGTTGGCCGGGAGTTTTGCCGCGCTGTCGGTGTGGGAGCGGGAGCTCGGGCGGTTGCGGGTGCTCGTGAACGTGGGGGACCGCGCCGAGGGGGAGGAGGAGTTTCCGGCGGACGAGGCCTACCCGGTGCATCAGTTCCCGGAGATCGCCGAGTTCCTGCACGAGCGGTGGGCCGCCGGGGGTGAGCCCAACGCCTGGGTGGAGACGGCCGACGGTCCCGCCACCGGGCATCCCGGGTACTGCCATCAGCGGGTCGCCGCCCTCCGGCGGCGCGGGCGGGGGTGCTGTGTCGTCGCGCCGCTCGTGATGAACGGGCGGGCGTGGGGGGAGCTCTACGTCGCCCGTCCGGCCGGTTCGCCCGTCTTCGACCGGGGGGACGCCGACTTCGCCACCGTGCTCGCCTCCGTCGTGGCCGCCGGGCTCGCGCAGAGCGAGCGGCTGGAGGAGGCCCGGCGGCTGGCGTTCACCGATGCGCTCACCGGGCTCGCGAACCGGCGTGCCGTCGATGTGCGGTTGGAGGAGGCCGTCGAGCGCCATCGCGACCAGGGGGTCGTGGTCAGTCTGGTCGTCTGCGACCTCAACGGGCTCAAGCGGGTCAACGACACCCAGGGGCATGCGGTGGGCGACCGGCTGCTGGAGCGGTTCGGGTCGGTGCTGTCGGTGTGCGGTGCCATGCTGCCGGGCGCGCTTGCCGCGCGGCTCGGTGGGGACGAGTTCTGTCTGCTCGCGGTCGGGCCGCCTGCCGATGACGTCGTGAAGGCCGCTGATGAACTGTGCCGTCGGGCGGGGGAGTTGGAGCTGGGGGAGGGGGTCGCGTGCGGGGTTGCCTCGACTGAGGATCCGATCGGGGTGGTGCGGTCTGCGCGGCGGTTGTTCCGGCTCGCTGATGCCGCGCAGTACCAGGCCAAGGCGGTGCGGGCCGGTCGGCCTGTGGTGGCGGGGCGGGAGGGGCCGGACGATCCGGTCGTGCGGCTCGCCGACGAGCCGTTCGGGGAGGAGACCGGGGAGCGGCGCCGGTTCCGGGGCCGTCTGCCGTGA
- the hutH gene encoding histidine ammonia-lyase, whose product MHTVVVGTSGVTASDVLAVARGGARIELSAEAVAALGAAREIVEALAAKPDPVYGVSTGFGALATRHISQELRAQLQRNIVRSHAAGMGPRVEREVVRALMFLRLKTVCSGHTGVRPAVAQTMADILNAGITPVVHEYGSLGCSGDLAPLSHCALTLMGEGDAEGPDGTVRPAGELLAAHGIAPVELREKEGLALLNGTDGMLGMLIMALADLDMLYKSADVTAALSLEGLLGTDKVLAPELHAIRPHPGQGASAANMLAVLKGSGLTGHHQDDAPRVQDAYSVRCAPQVAGAGRDTMAHARLVAERELASAVDNPVVLPDGRVESNGNFHGAPVAYVLDFLAIAVADLASIAERRTDRLLDKNRSHGLPPFLADDAGVDSGLMIAQYTQAALVSELKRLAVPASADSIPSSAMQEDHVSMGWSAARKLRTAVDNLTRVLAVELYAATRAIELREGLTPAPASRAVIDAVRAAGVQGAGPDRFLAPDLAAADAFVRAGELVAAAEKVTGPLQ is encoded by the coding sequence ATGCACACTGTGGTGGTGGGGACGTCCGGGGTCACCGCGTCCGACGTTCTCGCCGTGGCGCGCGGCGGCGCCCGGATCGAGCTCTCGGCGGAGGCCGTCGCGGCGCTCGGGGCGGCCCGGGAGATCGTGGAGGCGCTGGCGGCCAAGCCCGACCCCGTCTACGGCGTCTCCACCGGCTTCGGCGCCCTGGCGACCCGGCACATCAGCCAGGAGCTGCGGGCCCAGCTGCAGCGCAACATCGTGCGCTCGCACGCGGCGGGGATGGGGCCGCGGGTGGAGCGGGAGGTCGTACGGGCCCTGATGTTCCTGCGGCTCAAGACCGTCTGCTCGGGGCACACGGGCGTACGGCCTGCGGTCGCGCAGACCATGGCCGACATCCTCAACGCCGGGATCACGCCCGTCGTCCACGAGTACGGCTCCCTCGGCTGCTCCGGCGACCTCGCCCCTCTTTCGCACTGTGCCCTCACGCTCATGGGGGAGGGCGACGCGGAGGGCCCGGACGGGACCGTGCGGCCCGCCGGTGAGCTGCTCGCCGCGCACGGCATCGCGCCGGTCGAGCTGCGTGAGAAGGAGGGGCTCGCCCTCCTCAACGGCACCGACGGCATGCTCGGCATGCTGATCATGGCCCTCGCCGACCTCGACATGCTGTACAAGTCCGCCGACGTCACCGCCGCGCTGAGCCTCGAAGGGCTCCTCGGGACCGACAAGGTGCTGGCACCCGAGCTGCATGCCATCCGGCCGCACCCGGGGCAGGGCGCCTCCGCCGCCAACATGCTGGCCGTGCTGAAGGGTTCGGGACTGACCGGGCATCACCAGGACGACGCGCCCCGCGTCCAGGACGCGTACTCGGTGCGGTGTGCTCCGCAGGTCGCCGGTGCCGGGCGGGACACCATGGCGCACGCACGGCTCGTCGCCGAGCGGGAGCTGGCGTCGGCGGTCGACAACCCCGTCGTGCTGCCGGACGGGCGGGTCGAGTCCAACGGCAACTTCCACGGGGCGCCCGTCGCCTACGTGCTCGACTTCCTCGCCATCGCCGTCGCCGACCTGGCCTCCATCGCCGAGCGGCGTACCGACCGGCTGCTCGACAAGAACCGCAGCCACGGGCTGCCGCCCTTCCTGGCCGACGACGCCGGAGTGGACTCGGGGCTGATGATCGCCCAGTACACGCAGGCCGCCCTGGTGAGCGAGTTGAAGCGGCTGGCCGTGCCCGCCTCCGCCGACTCGATCCCGTCCTCGGCCATGCAGGAGGACCACGTCTCCATGGGCTGGTCCGCCGCCCGCAAGCTGCGTACGGCCGTGGACAACCTCACGCGTGTGCTGGCGGTCGAGCTCTACGCCGCCACCCGTGCCATCGAGTTGCGGGAGGGGCTCACGCCGGCGCCGGCCTCGCGGGCGGTCATCGATGCCGTACGGGCCGCCGGGGTCCAGGGCGCCGGTCCGGACCGGTTCCTGGCACCCGACCTCGCCGCGGCCGACGCGTTCGTGCGCGCGGGGGAGTTGGTCGCCGCGGCGGAGAAGGTCACCGGGCCGCTTCAGTGA
- a CDS encoding Ig-like domain-containing protein: MTNSKRRKGLTVASALLGGVLVLSACSGGDDNASGSDGGDTSQSKVDEAAAKKTSAAQIKITPEDGTDNASINNSAAVTVSKGTLTEVTMTTAEGAAVEGEISADRTSWKPSAQLERSTTYKVAVTAKDSKGLEAHENASFTTVSPNNSFLGYFTPEDGSTVGVGMPVSINFDKSITNKAAVQKGITVSSTSGQEVVCHWFNDTRMDCRPDEYWKGGSTVTLKMALDGVEGAEGVYGVQEKTVTFKIGRNQISYVDAKTKQMKVTQDGKTIKTIPISAGSPDNKTYEGIMVMSEKFKETRMNGATVGFTDDDGKGEYDIKDVPHAIRLSTSGTFVHGNYWGAKSIFGSVNTSHGCVGLSDTKGANDKGTAGYWFYNNSIVGDVVVVQNTGDKTIAPDNGLNGWNMDWAQWKAGSAV, translated from the coding sequence ATGACGAACAGTAAGCGGCGCAAGGGCCTGACGGTCGCGTCCGCGCTGCTCGGCGGTGTCCTGGTGCTCTCGGCCTGCTCCGGCGGCGACGACAACGCCTCCGGCAGCGACGGCGGCGACACCTCGCAGTCCAAGGTCGACGAGGCGGCGGCGAAGAAGACCTCCGCGGCGCAGATCAAGATCACGCCCGAGGACGGCACCGACAACGCCTCCATCAACAACTCCGCCGCCGTCACCGTGAGCAAGGGCACGCTCACCGAGGTGACGATGACGACCGCCGAGGGCGCCGCGGTCGAGGGCGAGATATCCGCGGACAGGACCAGCTGGAAGCCCAGCGCCCAGCTGGAGCGCTCGACGACCTACAAGGTCGCCGTGACCGCGAAGGACTCCAAGGGCCTGGAGGCCCACGAGAACGCCTCCTTCACCACGGTCTCCCCGAACAACAGCTTCCTCGGCTACTTCACGCCGGAGGACGGCTCCACCGTCGGCGTCGGTATGCCCGTGTCGATCAACTTCGACAAGTCGATCACCAACAAGGCGGCCGTCCAGAAGGGCATCACCGTCTCCAGCACCAGCGGCCAGGAAGTGGTCTGCCACTGGTTCAACGACACCCGCATGGACTGCCGGCCCGACGAGTACTGGAAGGGCGGCTCGACCGTCACCCTCAAGATGGCCCTGGACGGCGTCGAGGGCGCCGAGGGTGTCTACGGCGTCCAGGAGAAGACGGTCACCTTCAAGATCGGCCGCAACCAGATCTCGTACGTCGACGCGAAGACCAAGCAGATGAAGGTCACGCAGGACGGCAAGACCATCAAGACGATCCCGATCTCCGCGGGTTCGCCGGACAACAAGACCTACGAAGGCATCATGGTCATGTCCGAGAAGTTCAAGGAGACGCGCATGAACGGCGCGACCGTCGGCTTCACGGACGACGACGGCAAGGGCGAGTACGACATCAAGGACGTGCCGCACGCCATCCGCCTGTCCACCTCCGGCACCTTCGTGCACGGCAACTACTGGGGCGCCAAGTCCATCTTCGGCAGCGTGAACACCAGCCACGGCTGCGTGGGCCTGTCCGACACCAAGGGCGCCAACGACAAGGGCACCGCGGGCTACTGGTTCTACAACAACTCCATCGTCGGTGACGTCGTGGTCGTCCAGAACACCGGAGACAAGACCATCGCCCCGGACAACGGCCTCAACGGCTGGAACATGGACTGGGCGCAGTGGAAGGCCGGTTCGGCGGTCTGA
- a CDS encoding ABC transporter permease — MFFTYLRRELRRRRKAALVVASGLALGIALVIVVTSVSSGMSKAQDKVLQSLYGLGTDMTVTKAAEPAANSSERPRFQFDARDDGSDEEQSTDRVMVQGFQTLASSTVTKVGSQDGVSDAVGGLSLQVVKVSGQFTRGQFQQDQSTGGQQGGGPGQGGGGTGQQPQGEVRGGGADFDVNNYSVYGADVTKPALGPLTSSKITSGRTFKTTETNAKMVVADTSYAKEKKLKVGSTVTIKGTKFKVIGIATPDSGDAAANLYIPLKQAQTLADAKDKVTTIYVKATDSQRIDSVKSTIQKNISGTTVTTSADLADTVSGSLSTASSLATSVGKWLSIAVLVAAFLVAGLLTSSAVSRRVREFGTLKALGWKSGRVTRQVVGEAIVNGLLGGALGIAIGLAGAYVVTAISPTLQAQLGGGGGTGGGPGGGGFGGGPGRQTASTTLDVALTAPVSLTTVALAVGLAVTGGLIAGAFGGWRASRLRPADALRRVE; from the coding sequence ATGTTCTTCACCTACCTGAGGCGCGAGCTGCGCCGCCGCAGAAAGGCGGCCCTCGTCGTCGCCTCCGGACTCGCGCTGGGTATCGCGCTGGTCATCGTGGTCACCTCCGTGTCCTCCGGCATGAGCAAGGCCCAGGACAAGGTCCTGCAGTCCCTGTACGGCCTGGGCACGGACATGACCGTCACCAAGGCCGCCGAGCCGGCCGCGAACAGCTCCGAGCGGCCGCGCTTCCAGTTCGACGCGCGGGACGACGGCTCCGACGAGGAGCAGTCCACCGACCGCGTCATGGTCCAGGGCTTCCAGACGCTCGCGAGCTCGACCGTCACCAAGGTCGGCTCGCAGGACGGTGTTTCGGACGCCGTCGGCGGACTGAGCCTTCAGGTCGTCAAGGTCAGCGGGCAGTTCACGCGGGGTCAGTTCCAGCAGGACCAGAGCACCGGTGGCCAGCAGGGCGGCGGCCCCGGCCAGGGCGGTGGCGGCACGGGACAGCAGCCGCAGGGCGAAGTACGCGGCGGGGGCGCCGACTTCGACGTCAACAACTACTCCGTCTACGGCGCCGACGTCACCAAGCCGGCGCTCGGCCCGCTGACCTCGTCGAAGATCACCAGCGGCCGTACGTTCAAGACGACGGAGACCAACGCCAAGATGGTCGTGGCCGACACCTCCTACGCCAAGGAGAAGAAGCTCAAGGTCGGCTCGACGGTCACCATCAAGGGCACCAAGTTCAAGGTGATCGGCATCGCCACGCCCGACAGCGGGGACGCGGCGGCCAACCTCTACATCCCGCTGAAGCAGGCGCAGACGCTCGCCGACGCCAAGGACAAGGTCACCACGATCTACGTCAAGGCGACCGACTCCCAGCGGATCGACTCCGTCAAGTCGACGATCCAGAAGAACATCTCCGGTACGACGGTGACGACCTCGGCGGACCTCGCGGACACGGTGTCCGGCTCCCTGTCCACGGCGTCCTCGCTGGCGACGAGCGTGGGCAAGTGGCTGTCCATCGCGGTGCTGGTGGCGGCGTTCCTGGTCGCCGGTCTGCTCACCTCCTCGGCCGTCTCGCGCCGGGTGCGGGAGTTCGGCACGCTGAAGGCGCTGGGGTGGAAGTCGGGGCGGGTGACCCGGCAGGTGGTCGGCGAGGCGATCGTCAACGGGCTGCTCGGCGGTGCGCTGGGTATCGCGATCGGGCTCGCCGGGGCGTACGTCGTGACCGCGATCAGCCCGACGCTGCAGGCTCAGTTGGGCGGCGGGGGCGGCACGGGCGGCGGCCCGGGGGGTGGCGGCTTCGGGGGCGGCCCTGGTCGGCAGACGGCGTCCACGACGCTGGACGTCGCCCTGACCGCGCCGGTCAGCCTCACGACGGTTGCCCTCGCGGTCGGCCTCGCGGTGACGGGCGGGCTCATAGCAGGCGCCTTCGGCGGCTGGCGCGCCTCCCGACTCCGCCCGGCCGACGCACTGCGGCGCGTCGAGTAG
- a CDS encoding ABC transporter ATP-binding protein, with amino-acid sequence MYDLRNVTKRYTRGKDTVHALDGVDLTIADGDRLVIQGPTGGGKSTLLQMLGGLDRPTAGEVVLDGTDLAKLSEARLTKVRSENIGFVFQSFNLIPTLTAQENVETALVPLGVKAKERRERAAQALNSVGLGERLGHLPSEMSGGQQQRVAIARALVKQPKVLLADEPTGNLDESMRDEIMDVLERMWKELGLTFIMVTHDSAIAKKAPRVATIRKGRISVKENAGA; translated from the coding sequence ATGTACGACCTCAGAAACGTCACCAAGCGCTACACCCGAGGCAAGGACACAGTCCACGCCCTCGACGGAGTCGACCTCACCATCGCCGACGGGGACCGCCTCGTCATCCAGGGCCCCACCGGCGGCGGCAAGTCCACCCTCCTCCAGATGCTCGGCGGCCTCGACCGGCCCACCGCAGGTGAAGTCGTCCTGGACGGCACCGACTTGGCCAAGCTCTCCGAAGCCCGCCTGACAAAGGTCCGCAGCGAGAACATCGGCTTCGTCTTCCAGTCCTTCAACCTCATCCCCACCCTCACCGCCCAGGAGAACGTCGAGACCGCCCTCGTCCCCCTCGGCGTCAAGGCGAAGGAGCGGCGCGAGCGGGCCGCCCAAGCGCTGAACTCCGTCGGGCTGGGGGAGCGGCTCGGACATCTGCCGTCCGAGATGTCCGGCGGACAGCAGCAGCGCGTCGCCATCGCCCGCGCACTCGTCAAGCAACCCAAGGTGCTGCTCGCCGACGAACCCACCGGAAACCTCGACGAATCGATGCGCGACGAAATCATGGACGTACTCGAACGCATGTGGAAGGAACTCGGGTTGACTTTCATCATGGTCACCCACGACTCGGCGATCGCGAAAAAGGCCCCGCGGGTGGCGACCATCCGCAAGGGGCGCATCAGTGTCAAGGAGAACGCGGGGGCGTAA